Within Agarivorans litoreus, the genomic segment CATGCAGAAAACGATGCCGATGTTACCGTAGCTTGTATTCGAAAACCCTTATCACAAGCCTCCTCTTTTGGCGTAATGGGCTTAGATGATCAAGGTAGAATAGTCGATTTTGAAGAAAAGCCTGCTCACCCTAAATCTGACCCAAGCAATCCTGAAAAAGCCCTCGTATCTATGGGCATATACATTTTTAATATGGATGTGTTAGACGATGAACTACGCAAAGGCTTGTTAAAACCAGGCTATTCACACGACTTCGGCCACAACGTAATTCCCAACATGCTTAAAGACCGCAAGGTTTATGGCTACGTGTTTGCCGATAAAGGCCATCCGGGGCGCACGGCTTACTGGCGCGATGTCGGTGATATTGACGAGTACTTTGCAGCAAACATGGACTTAGTTGACCCTAACCCTGAACTAGACTTATACGACCGTGATTGGCCGATCATTACCGATCAAAAACAACGCCCCGGTGCTAAGTTTGTATTCAATGAAGAGGATCGCAGAGGTTACGCCACCGATTCACTACTATCCGCTGGCACCATCGTATCGGGCGCTAAAGTGGATCGCTCTCTACTTTCGTTGGATGTGCGAGTCGAAGAGCACAGCGAGCTTGAGCAAGTGATTGCACTTAATGGCTGCAGCATTGGTAAGAACTGTAAGATCCGTAAGGCGATTATTGCCGAAGGCTGCGTTGTGCCAGACGGTACGATCATTGGCTATGATGATGCCGAAGACAAACGCCGCTTCACTGTATCAGCCGGCGGCGTTATTTTAGTCTCCTGTGAAATGCTAAGTTGATTCAAAAGGGGCTAGCTTGCTAGCCCTTTATTCTACCAACAAGGTATCGTCTGCCACCTTACAGTCCACTAACAACACCAAATCTTTAGTTAAGTAAGTACTAAAGGTTTTACACATTTCTTTACTGCTGGAGTCTCGATAGATTTTCGACAAAATTAACTGCTGAGGCTTTACCGAATCTAAAGCTATTAAGGCGTGGAAATAGGGTCGAAAACTCCAGTTAAACCCTACAAAGTTATCATCTTCCTCAATACCAAAGCTAGTGACTTCAAAGTTTGGTGAGACTTGGGTGCCATCGATACGGCATAAAAAATAACGTAATATTCCCATACTCGCGAGCTGCCGCTCTAAGCTTAAGGCATTGCCACCATTTTGTAATTGGTGTTTAAGCGCCAGTACCGTAGTCTTAACAGAAACATTGTGTTTTACCGTTGCTAAAGAGCGCTGACTCTTGCGTTTTAAATAACTCGCTAATAGGGTTTTAACTTTAGCTTGGCTAGACTGGGCAGATAGAAACGCCTTCTCCGCTTTATAAAACAACCAACCTTGCATATAACGCGCACCACACTCTACCCCAAAGTGAAACTCCTGCTCGGTTTCCACGCCTTCACAAATCAGTTCACAGCCCGCACGCTGTACCAGTTCAGAAATAGACAACACCACATCTGCGGGCAAGCCTCCTTTGGTGGCGTCTTTAAACAAACGCATATCTAACTTAATGATGTCTGGTTCGAGTGCGATAATTCGATCGATTTGTGAAGCCCCAGCGCCAAAGTCGTCAATCGCCACTTTTAAACCAGCTTGGTGGTACTCTTTCACCACTCGCTGCAAATTGTCGATATTGCCACTCGCTTCAGTAATTTCCATCACTACACGGCTTGGGTCTATACCAATTTTTTCAATCATCGAAATGGTTGGCGTAACAATATCTTCACTGAGCATATCCACCCAATCGGGCACGATATTTAAAGTAAGAAAGCCTTCTTGCTGTGATTGCGAAAACTGCTCTAAGGCTTGCTGCCTTACATAACGATCTACTTGGCGACGATTGCTAAGTGAATATTGATGATTAGCAAATAGCTCTCCGGCGCTGGTAGGCTCTCCTGCCGGATTATTTCGGCGCGCCAAAGCTTCGTACCCGGCAATTTCACCTGTGGGTAAGTACACTATGGGTTGGTA encodes:
- the glgC gene encoding glucose-1-phosphate adenylyltransferase, which gives rise to MSENRYSHTSSNRLVRRSVALVLAGGKGTRLKELTNKVAKPAVSFGGKYRIIDFTLSNCINSGVRNIGVLTQYMAHDLIMHLQSGWQILNPALNERVSIIPAQQRTGENWYRGTADAVYQNLDIIDHEHYDRVLILGGDHIYKMDYSRMINFHAENDADVTVACIRKPLSQASSFGVMGLDDQGRIVDFEEKPAHPKSDPSNPEKALVSMGIYIFNMDVLDDELRKGLLKPGYSHDFGHNVIPNMLKDRKVYGYVFADKGHPGRTAYWRDVGDIDEYFAANMDLVDPNPELDLYDRDWPIITDQKQRPGAKFVFNEEDRRGYATDSLLSAGTIVSGAKVDRSLLSLDVRVEEHSELEQVIALNGCSIGKNCKIRKAIIAEGCVVPDGTIIGYDDAEDKRRFTVSAGGVILVSCEMLS
- a CDS encoding EAL domain-containing protein produces the protein MTRNPSKVVSLNHALLAAKRTQLNPLSYFPHYQPIVYLPTGEIAGYEALARRNNPAGEPTSAGELFANHQYSLSNRRQVDRYVRQQALEQFSQSQQEGFLTLNIVPDWVDMLSEDIVTPTISMIEKIGIDPSRVVMEITEASGNIDNLQRVVKEYHQAGLKVAIDDFGAGASQIDRIIALEPDIIKLDMRLFKDATKGGLPADVVLSISELVQRAGCELICEGVETEQEFHFGVECGARYMQGWLFYKAEKAFLSAQSSQAKVKTLLASYLKRKSQRSLATVKHNVSVKTTVLALKHQLQNGGNALSLERQLASMGILRYFLCRIDGTQVSPNFEVTSFGIEEDDNFVGFNWSFRPYFHALIALDSVKPQQLILSKIYRDSSSKEMCKTFSTYLTKDLVLLVDCKVADDTLLVE